The Thermosynechococcus sp. HN-54 DNA segment GCGATTAGAGGCATGGGCAAATAATTCTTGCCAGACACTGGTGAGACTAGGAGGCGCTGTAGGGTGCTCGAAGGTTTCTACCAAAGGCAAGGTAAAGTCCAGTTGATGCAGCCGCAATTGGTCGTCAGGGTTGACGGCCAAGTTCCTGATGGTCAGCAATGAATAGTGACAGTGCCACGGCTCCAAGACTTTCCAGAGTTCAATCATGTCCTCTAGATACTGAAAAATTTGCTCATCGGCAATGTTGTCGTCTGCCCAAACATCCCTGAGAGGGCGAGTGGCGTGATTGTAGTCAAGGATAATGCCGTGGCAGTAGTTGGCGGGCAGGTTGCTTGTGGAAACCGTATCTAACCATGCATCGTGAATCGCCGGAATGGTTTCCGGATAAACAAGGTGCAAGGCGAGGTAGGCGATCGCCACCGCACTGAGATCAGGGTATTGCGATTGCAAATGAGGAATGACCACACTGGGGTCGAGAATGTTTAGCCCCTGTGCCCACTCCTGAGCGGTTTCACGGAGGGCTTCTAATAGGGTTGGTTCCTCAGGCTGTAGATCCTGCACTAGTTGCGGCAAATCACAGGCATAACGATGATCCCAGCGTTGGTAGCGGTGCTGTGGGTCAAAAAAGGCGGCGGCATTGGGAGGATTGGTGTCCTGCTCAAACACAGTTCCCTCAGAGTTGCGGTGGGGGACAGCCAAAATGGGGTGATCGGTATAGGCAGGATAGAGGACGCCCCACCAAAGTTTGAGGTTTTGATTGGTTTGAGTGGTCGGCATTAGAGCAGGTCAGCCAGCAAAGACAGCACAGCAACAACCCCACTGTTACGGTATGGGAGGGGTATCCCCTATTGTATAGCGATCGCCCCAGTACAGCCCGTTTCTATGCGTTACTGCTGTTTTTGTATCCCTATTCCTCAGCCATTGCCATCACAGGAAATGATTTAGGCAGCAAGGTCGAAGAAACATGACGCGCCACAGGTTGGTGCAAGCGAATTAACTGTGCCAAGGTTGACTTCAGTTGAGTCCGCGGCACAATCACATCGACAAAGCCGCATTTCTGGACAAATTCCGCGGTTTGGAAGTCCTCAGGCAGTTTTTCCCGCAGCGTTTGTTCAATAACCCGCCGCCCTGCAAAGGCAATTGTTGCTTTTGGCTCGGCAATAATAATATCTCCCAACATGGCAAAGCTAGCTGTCACGCCCCCAGCAGTGGGATGGGTCAAAACGGGAATATAGAGCAGGCCAGCACTGCGATGACGCTCAAGGGCGGCGGCAGTTTTCGCCATTTGCACCAAGCTGAGCATCCCTTCCTGCATGCGAGCACCACCGGAGGCACAGACAATGACAAGGGGAATCTGCTCCCACGTGGCACGTTCAATGAGGCGGGTGATTTTCTCACCGACGACGCTGCCCATGCTGCCGCCCATGAAGGCAAAGTCCATCACCCCCAAGGCAATTGGCAAGCCCTCCAGCTGACCTAAGCCAGTTTGCACGGCGTCTTTAAGACCGGTTTTTTCTTGATACTCCCGCAGGCGATCGCTATAGGGCTTGCGATCTTTGAATTGCAAGGGGTCACAACTAACCAGATTTTCATCGAGGGGACGCCACGTCTGTGGGTCAATCAGCTGTTGGATGCGCTCACTGCTGCTGACACGGTGGTGATGGCCACACTCTGGGCACACCAGTTGATGACTGTGCAGATCCTTGCTGTAGATCATGACGCCACAGGCTTCGCACTTTGTCCAGAGACCATCGGCGATTTCGCGCTCTGGCTGCATGGGCGTCAGGGAGGTTTCTTTGCGGCGATTTGCAAACCAATCAAATAAAGACATTGTAGAAAATTCCCTTTAACGTTGAGTTCTCAAATAGCGCGTTTGTATGGGTCTCTCCAAGGAGTAGCCACTAAGAATAATTACTTATCATCCCACTTTGTTGCATTTTTGCAATATATCGCACAGGTTGGAGAAATTATGCAAGGAGCTAGGGGGAAAGCACCGACCCAAGGGGGAGGTTCGATGTCACAATAAGAGAGAAGTTGACAGTTCGCAGCGTAGCACTAGGTTGAATTTATGTCCATGGTTGCAGTCGTGGTGGCGATCGCCATCTTGGGAATTTTGATTTTTGTCCATGAATGGGGGCACTTTATCGCTGCCCGCAGCCAAGGCATCCATGTCAACCGCTTTTCCATTGGTTTTGGCCCCATCCTCTGGAAATTTCAAGGCAAAGACACCGAGTATGCTCTGCGCTTGATTCCCCTAGGGGGCTATGTGGGATTCCCAGACGATGACCCCAATAGCAGCGTTCCCGCCAACGATCCCAATCTCCTGAGCAACCGGCCGATTTTGGATCGCGCCATTGTCATCAGCGCGGGGGTGATTGCTAATTTGGTCTTTGCCTATTTGCTACTGCTGGTGCAAGTGGGCGTTATGGGAATTAGTCAGGCCACCTACTATGAGGGGGTGCTCATTCCAGCGCTTGTCCCCGAAAGTAGCCTTGTAGCCACCAAAGCGGGCATTCAGCCGGGGGACTTGGTTTTAGCCGTGGATGGTCAACCCCTAGGCGCCGATGCCAATAGCCTGCCCAACTTGATGCGAGCGATTCAACAACATCCGCAACAACCCCTAACCCTGACGATTCAGCGCGAAGGAGCCATCCAAGAGATTACCGTCACGCCAGAGGTGAGTGAGGATGGCCAAGCGCGGATTGGCGTTCAACTAGCACCCCATGCCGACATTCACCGCGAACACACCCTCAACCCGATTAAATTGGTCATGGCAGCAGCGGCGGAGTTTCAGCGAGTCATTGTGCTAACGTTAGACGGGTTTCGCGAACTCTTCCAGCATTTTGATCA contains these protein-coding regions:
- the accD gene encoding acetyl-CoA carboxylase, carboxyltransferase subunit beta is translated as MSLFDWFANRRKETSLTPMQPEREIADGLWTKCEACGVMIYSKDLHSHQLVCPECGHHHRVSSSERIQQLIDPQTWRPLDENLVSCDPLQFKDRKPYSDRLREYQEKTGLKDAVQTGLGQLEGLPIALGVMDFAFMGGSMGSVVGEKITRLIERATWEQIPLVIVCASGGARMQEGMLSLVQMAKTAAALERHRSAGLLYIPVLTHPTAGGVTASFAMLGDIIIAEPKATIAFAGRRVIEQTLREKLPEDFQTAEFVQKCGFVDVIVPRTQLKSTLAQLIRLHQPVARHVSSTLLPKSFPVMAMAEE
- the rseP gene encoding RIP metalloprotease RseP → MSMVAVVVAIAILGILIFVHEWGHFIAARSQGIHVNRFSIGFGPILWKFQGKDTEYALRLIPLGGYVGFPDDDPNSSVPANDPNLLSNRPILDRAIVISAGVIANLVFAYLLLLVQVGVMGISQATYYEGVLIPALVPESSLVATKAGIQPGDLVLAVDGQPLGADANSLPNLMRAIQQHPQQPLTLTIQREGAIQEITVTPEVSEDGQARIGVQLAPHADIHREHTLNPIKLVMAAAAEFQRVIVLTLDGFRELFQHFDQAAQQVSGPVAIVAMGADIARSNAEQLFTFTALISINLAIINILPFPALDGGQLLFLLVEALRGRPLPNRIQEGVMQTGLVLLLGLGMFLIVRDTVNLTGLGWVQQLF